One genomic region from Cydia amplana chromosome Z, ilCydAmpl1.1, whole genome shotgun sequence encodes:
- the LOC134661606 gene encoding palmitoyltransferase ZDHHC16 — translation MAVIKWRLKWREIIPKIRDYTAWKYNQLALTARALTYNEHMSQSYAVDFLLEPIFWFVDNFASYLGRVFVFCVTVLTTAVVAIAYWVGLPYWWQRSPYTTVFLVIFGNWLLLNIIFHYYMGVATSPGYPPHGSMIAEAASICKKCISPKPPRTHHCSVCDRCVLAMDHHCPWLNNCVGYYNARHFYLYMAYMVAGVAFVIIAGIDIGYQVIWVNDTGGIIPHNDPDLIGHPVRMNQSGVLVPVKVIVEYDSINSPREHELPVPPITETQRIAAHPWKRKAVVFMAFTCVSVLFALGTLTIMHGKNVGRGETSVEAHINASLRKTQGDSFRNPYDFGRRKNWKLFLGLTQGRTFARHVLLPSRHAPAGSGLTWHTVHDTAEDWP, via the exons ATGGCAGTCATTAAATGGAGGCTGAAGTGGCGAGAAATCATCCCAAAAATAAG GGATTATACAGCGTGGAAGTACAACCAACTCGCGCTGACAGCTCGCGCCCTCACTTATAATGAACACATGAGTCAAAGTTATGCTGTAGATTTTTTATTAGAACCAATCTTTTGGTTTGTTGACAATTTTGCTAGTTATTTGGGAAGG GTGTTTGTGTTCTGTGTAACAGTATTGACCACTGCTGTTGTGGCCATAGCATACTGGGTTGGGCTTCCATACTGGTGGCAAAGAAGTCCATACACTACTGTGTTCCTGGTCATCTTTGGCAACTGGCTTTTGCTCAATATTATTTTCCATTACTATATGGGTGTGGCTACTTCCCCAGGATATCCTCCTCAT GGTTCAATGATAGCGGAAGCTGCTAGCATCTGCAAGAAATGTATATCTCCGAAGCCTCCCCGGACGCACCACTGCTCCGTGTGCGACCGCTGCGTGCTGGCCATGGACCACCACTGTCCGTGGCTCAACAACTGCGTGGGCTACTACAACGCGCGCCACTTCTACCTGTACATGGCGTACATGGTGGCGGGCGTCGCGTTCGTCATCATCGCCGGGATTGATATAGGATATCAAGTCATATGGGTGAATGACACTG GTGGAATCATTCCACACAATGACCCTGATCTGATCGGGCACCCAGTCCGCATGAACCAGAGCGGAGTGTTGGTCCCAGTGAAGGTTATAGTCGAGTACGACTCCATCAACTCGCCGCGCGAGCACGAGCTGCCGGTGCCGCCCATCACCGAGACGCAGCGCATCGCCGCACACCCCTGGAAGCGGAAAGCTGTCGTATTCATGGCCTTTACCTGTGTGTCTGTATTATTCGCTCTAGGAACATTAACTATTATGCACGGAAAGAACGTGGGGAGGGGGGAAACCAGCGTGGAAGCTCATATTAACGCGTCCCTAAGAAAAACGCAGGGCGACTCTTTTAGGAACCCTTACGATTTTGGGCGGAGGAAGAATTGGAAGTTGTTCCTCGGGCTGACGCAGGGCAGGACGTTCGCGCGCCACGTGCTGCTGCCGTCCCGGCACGCGCCCGCGGGCTCGGGGCTCACGTGGCACACGGTTCACGATACGGCAGAAGACTGGCCGTGA
- the LOC134661203 gene encoding pancreas transcription factor 1 subunit alpha → MSGARTQIADSSTSPPLSDSRRVEYAGMKFSYADGSDDEAPLNAELPSCVYAAARSRLQLPLAAYVHQHTRQLHSEVLLEASAEPEYQCGGSPYRVQRAAANVRERRRMLRSGPNGSINSAFDELRVHVPTFPYEKRLSKIDTLRLAIAYIALLREVLDADYDPLTYVEKCLRGEIKADRAHWNTSDLTARLSWINWENLGVNPQRRSVLTSLALGSDNLPYSHN, encoded by the exons ATGTCAGGAGCCAGGACGCAGATTGCAGATTCATCAACTTCGCCGCCCTTAag CGACAGTCGGCGGGTGGAGTACGCAGGCATGAAGTTCTCATACGCGGACGGGTCCGACGACGAGGCGCCGCTGAACGCCGAGCTGCCGTCGTGCGTGTACGCCGCGGCGCGCAGCCGCCTGCAGCTCCCGCTGGCCGCCTACGTGCACCAGCACACCAGGCAGCTGCACTCTG AAGTCCTGCTGGAGGCGTCTGCCGAGCCCGAGTACCAGTGCGGCGGCTCGCCGTACCGCGTGCAGCGCGCCGCCGCCAACGTCCGCGAGCGCCGACGGATGCTGAGGTCCGGCCCCAATGG CAGTATAAACTCGGCGTTCGACGAGCTGCGCGTGCACGTGCCGACGTTTCCCTACGAGAAGCGGCTCAGCAAAATTGACACGCTGCGCCTCGCCATCGCCTACATCGCTCTACTCAGGGAG GTCTTGGACGCTGATTATGATCCATTGACATACGTGGAGAAGTGCTTGAGAGGGGAAATCAAAGCAGACAGAGCACATTGGAATACAAGTG ACCTGACGGCCCGGCTGTCGTGGATCAACTGGGAGAACCTGGGCGTTAATCCGCAGCGCCGCAGCGTACTGACGTCGCTTGCTCTGGGCTCGGACAATCTGCCGTATTCACATAACTAA